A genomic segment from Paraburkholderia hayleyella encodes:
- the yidD gene encoding membrane protein insertion efficiency factor YidD: MQTVLFALLRFYKLAISPLLGSRCRFYPSCSDYAREAIQYHGAARGAYLAARRLCRCHPFSAGGMDPVPSPTSEKR, translated from the coding sequence ATGCAAACGGTCCTTTTCGCTTTATTGCGGTTTTATAAGCTTGCCATTAGCCCCTTGCTTGGCAGCCGCTGCCGTTTTTATCCGTCCTGCTCTGACTACGCGCGTGAGGCAATCCAGTATCATGGCGCCGCGCGTGGCGCTTATCTTGCGGCCCGGCGCCTGTGCCGCTGCCATCCGTTTTCCGCCGGCGGTATGGATCCTGTCCCATCCCCCACTTCTGAAAAGCGCTGA
- a CDS encoding ribonuclease P protein component — translation MTEAAGALPLDPDSAQTRASFPKAARLLKTDEFSSVFRLRPWRRTAHFVVYARPTGNAARLGLVTGKKYAPRAVTRNLVRRIAREHFRLRRADFDGWDVLLRVHTRFDKKASPSASSPPLKALCCNEIDALLDKVAREIVRRRAEAPLHASSGKPDAAAN, via the coding sequence ATGACGGAAGCAGCGGGTGCATTACCGCTGGATCCAGATTCGGCGCAGACGCGGGCAAGCTTTCCTAAGGCCGCAAGGCTGCTAAAAACGGATGAGTTTTCATCCGTTTTTCGTTTGCGCCCATGGCGTCGCACCGCGCATTTTGTCGTTTATGCCAGACCTACCGGCAACGCCGCACGGCTTGGTCTTGTAACGGGCAAAAAATATGCGCCGCGTGCCGTCACCCGTAATCTGGTGCGCAGAATCGCGCGCGAGCATTTCCGGCTGCGTCGCGCTGATTTCGACGGTTGGGACGTGCTGTTGCGCGTGCATACCCGGTTCGATAAAAAAGCGTCGCCCAGCGCCTCATCGCCACCGCTGAAAGCCTTATGCTGCAACGAAATTGATGCTCTGCTCGACAAGGTGGCGCGTGAAATTGTCCGCCGTCGCGCAGAAGCGCCTCTTCATGCGTCGTCTGGTAAGCCGGATGCTGCAGCAAATTGA